A genome region from Sphingobium sp. WTD-1 includes the following:
- a CDS encoding N-acetylmuramoyl-L-alanine amidase codes for MTDIPMIETPSPNYDERSLPITMLVLHYTGMPDAASAINWLANAESKVSAHYVVTEDGQIIRMVAEDKRAWHAGRSHWRGIDDVNSASIGIEIVNPGHEWGYRPFPEAQMGSLIPLVHDIVQRHRITRGNIVGHSDIAPARKQDPGELFPWAQLARLRLALPRPTKNLMDPHWTDSGFMLALERFGYDIAEPEPAVVAFQRRFRPELIDGVIDGECRAILLALLLPKPTGDD; via the coding sequence ATGACCGACATCCCCATGATCGAGACGCCGTCGCCCAATTATGACGAGCGCAGCCTGCCGATCACCATGCTGGTGCTCCATTATACCGGCATGCCGGACGCGGCGAGCGCCATCAACTGGCTGGCCAATGCCGAATCCAAGGTGTCGGCCCATTATGTCGTGACCGAGGATGGCCAGATCATTCGCATGGTGGCCGAGGACAAGCGCGCCTGGCATGCCGGCCGGTCGCACTGGCGCGGCATCGATGATGTGAACAGTGCCAGCATCGGCATCGAGATCGTCAATCCCGGCCATGAATGGGGCTATCGGCCTTTTCCCGAGGCGCAGATGGGATCGCTGATCCCGCTGGTCCACGACATCGTCCAGCGCCACCGGATCACGCGCGGCAATATCGTCGGGCACAGCGACATTGCGCCCGCGCGCAAGCAGGATCCGGGCGAGCTTTTCCCCTGGGCGCAACTGGCGCGGCTGCGGCTGGCGCTGCCACGACCGACCAAGAATCTGATGGACCCGCACTGGACCGACAGCGGCTTCATGCTGGCCCTAGAACGTTTCGGCTATGACATTGCCGAGCCGGAGCCGGCGGTCGTCGCCTTCCAGCGGCGCTTCCGCCCGGAACTGATCGACGGCGTCATCGATGGCGAATGCCGGGCGATTTTGCTCGCCCTGTTGCTGCCCAAGCCGACAGGGGATGACTGA